The Magnolia sinica isolate HGM2019 chromosome 3, MsV1, whole genome shotgun sequence genome includes the window AACAATCCCTTGGATCGGATGTCTAAGATCAGGGGATGGGTATGTGTTTTGAACCATAAAGAGCACAGAAAATTAGATAGACGGTTCTGATTGATTCTTCATCTAACAGCATGTACTGTGGAGAGATGAATCTACTGTATTCCCATGTCACTAGCTCTACCGTGTCAGCTTGCTAGCATACGATAGCATTCGCATTCCCCACTCGTCTTTATTGATAGACGGCTGATACCATCCATGTTAGTGAACATAGACATCATATGTGTGTCATAAATGTGGGATGTGGAAATCTTGTTACAAACTGCATGCGGATAGACTATAAGCCCAGAATGGAAGTCTAGATCATGGCAAATGCAGTCTGTATGTATGTAGCTGAAATTTGCATGTTATCCACTTTTACAATCTCAATTATGATCTGATTCCCAGACCCCTTCTCATTAAATCATTGGCTGTATTTCAATGTTATCTGCAACTTGCAGGGCTTAGATTTAAATGGTTATATTCGTTCAATGCCACCCATTAAATGGGTCCCAAGATTCCCAACAGATGAACTGTCTGGATCACTGTGATTACCCTTTCTTATATCATGATTCACCTCTGTTTAAAAACCTATTGATATGTTTGTATACTGTTGCATTTCTGGGTCAAATATATATTGCgtaatgccatccaacccatgtatTAAGTGAAAATCACCATGACTAATGGAATGCCCCTGAAAACAGGCCTATCCAACCATTAGGccggccacactatagaaaacaatgtcaACCACCTAAAGGGCTCCAAATttaagtggtggcccacctgacagtTGATTGGATTATTTTTGGGGTGTCCAATGGAATGGATCTGTAGGagaggttggatgccatacacatatGACGGATGGGTAGAAGCCATAGCTTggcccacacacacacaagaagCAATTGGTCATTTCTACCCCACTATTAATTTAAGGGGTTCTAATATTCAAAGGGgtattttataaattaaaaaatgtGGCTGTTAATTGAAGGACGGCTAAGAATTTTAGCTGCAAAAGCCAACCAATGGCTCATCCTTTACCCCCGAGTAAGTAGTTCCACTCAAGTCTCTCTCTCCAATCTTCTCTGCCCGATTTTCAAAATGCAGTCAGCAACTTTCTATGTATGCGAGGCATTACTTTCATTTAATGAGGACCAtgttcatgtggatgagatccaccccgtcaatCAAGTGTACCACTCTTATTTGGACCagggtccaaaaatcagtctgattcaACACTCAGCACAGACCATGGAAAATAGCTGAGATAAGGAATCTCATCATTTAAATAGTCCACTTTAGATGTGGTGTCCACTTTGGTGTGCAtccaccatccaatccactcacctGACATTCCACAACAAGATTAATAATTGATTGTCCAAGAATTAAGGAATTCTGATAGTCATGTTGGCCAAACCAtgtgaatttaaaatttttaggaatgattttacaCTGTTCCATGTAGTGAAAAACCCTCTTCCCTATGGTGCGGCTGATGTAAGTATTGGATTTTCCTATTGTGTGGATCTGATGCATGTTTGTCCCATAGGGATTAGTTAGTTAGCACATGTCATCCCTTCCATGTGCCTATGCAATTCATGCCATTGCAGTcctaatttctctcttccttcctctctccgTGTCATTGCACGCCACATCTCCTAACCTACTTAGTAGTTTCAGGCTAAAAAAGAAGCACAACACAGTATGCATGACCTGAGGCCGAGTACTGGCCGTCTGGCCCACGGGCTGACAGAGTTAAAGAAATTGCCAACTCTAATTCAATGGTCTCTTTCAATGTAGGCCATGCAAAATAAAACTTTCTAATAGACCAGGATTGACAAGCCCATACAAACCAGCTTAAAATctagaccaaatacattcattGATGGCCCCACTACTTGAAAATTTGCAGAACCTAACAAAATGGAGACTTGACTCTAAGTCACTAGAGTTGATTTTCTTAACCAAACCTAACAAAATGGAGACTTGACTCTAAGTCACTGGAGTTGATTTTCTTAACCTTCCAAAAAATaaagacagcatggatgaaacacatgcatcatggtggggccaagagaGCACCGACGTGTAGGTGTGGGTCTCACCTTGTTTCGGCTTTCAAGCCATAGGATCCATGGTTCAATGGTGTGGgtctcacattgatgtatttgttgtatatccatgttgtccatttgttttccatctcattttaggacccgatcctaaaccttaataagatccaaatctcaggtggactgtatcactagaaatagtgatgaacgaccattaaaagcttgttgtggtccacaaaagttttggatcaagctgacctctatattttcccatcatccagatctTCCCGACATTATTAACatgttaaatttcaaataaacagtatgaaAACCTTTCGATGGGCCCTTTGgtaattttaatggtgaggcactcaatcactgctgtttcctatgagtggtccacctgagatttggatcttggtAATTTTTGTAATCCCATCCTAAAATGGTATGgagaaacagatgaatggtgtggatatacaaaaaatatcaATATTAGCCCCACGTTAAGGGTAACACCCTGTTCCCCGGGTAGCACTAAAGGCTTTTAGCATGAAGCTGGTCGGTGCTTtgaggccccactatgatgtatgtgttttgtccttgttgttcatccatttttccaagattattttagaacttgatttcaaaaaatgagacagatctaaatttcaggtggacgacatcacaggaaacagtagtgtttgaatgtccaccattaaaagctttctaaAGCCTACTGTATTGTTTATTGGACATCCAACTTATTgggttaggtcatacagacctggatgaatggaaaattaaaaaataaaaaacaaatatcaactggaTCCAAAAAATTTCCAATTCAATCAActctatttcctgtgatgtggtcaacttaagatttggatctactcattTCTAGGCTGGTACAatacaatgatctgaaaaaaaaaaaaaaagaaaagaaaaaaaaaagacagcatgaatgaaacacgtacattgTGGTGGGACCAAGAGAGCACCCACGAGTAGCCAGTAGCagcgtcagtagccaatccgcgtccttggCATGCAAAACTTATCCACACAGAGGTGAGATAGGTCcgactagggctgtcaatgggctgcgTAAATCTGATGGGCCTTTGGGCTTGGCTCATTTGGGTCAGGTTTGAGGTAGTGTATTAGGCCCGACGGTCAGGTCAGGCGTAAATAAAGAGTCCAATTGTAAATCACACTAGTATTGGGCTTAGGTCTCCAAATCCCATAAAGCtggcccaatttttttttttttatttttctaaacctacttttctcccttttctttcattctctccctctttctcacgCATGGcacaccaaaatatcatttatctGCAGAGATATTCCGGGCAGGACGAGCTTTATGTAATTGTCCTGGGCCGGACTCGAGCTAGACTATTTCAGCCCGCCAAGCTAGATTTGGGCTTAGGTTCATAATTACAGGCCAGGCATGGACAGATCTCAGCCTGGACCTAatccggcccattgacaaccctaggtCCAACGGATCTAATTTCAGCCATTATTCGTTATCTAAGTTAGGGTCCACAAATTGGAGCGTTTAGATCGTGTGCGCACGCATTTCTACTGGAATTCATATTTTTCAGCGCCTGTATCAATCaactcttctcttttttctttctttctttcttttcctttttcgtaAGGGTAAGACAAGCTGTTCTTGTCCAGAGTAGCATCAACCTCCTTCTATAAAACCCCATCCATCGTAAGTTAGTAACAGACCATAAGCAACAACAGCCATGGCCAtacagaaatctctctctcttgcttttcttcttttattattagaatttctttcttccaATGCCTTTACAACAGCACCAGCATCCACACTTGGAGAAGCAGAGGCTCTCTTGGAATGGAAAGCCAGCATCTCCTCACCACAAGCTCTCCATTCATGGTCACTTCCATCTGCTAATTCTAGTGCCAACACAATCTCTCCATGCAAATGGTATGGGATCTCCTGCAACGGCCTTGGAAGTGTAATTGAGATAAGCTTACCGAGTGCAGGCTTACAAGGTAAGCTTCATAACTTGAGCTTCTCGTCATTTCCAAACCTCCTCCGTCTCAATCTCAGTGACAACACACTCACTGGAACCATCCCAGCTGATATTGGCACTCTTTCCAGACTTGTCTCCCTCGATATCTCAATGAATAATCTCTCTGGAGTTCTACCTCTTTCAATGGCTAACCTTTCTCACCTTTCAGAGCTCGACATCTCATCTAATGAAATAAGAGGCGAACTAGCTCCAAGTTTCTTCACCAACTGGACCAAACTCATCTCCCTTCAGTTCCAGAACAATCAACTCACTGGGAAAATTCCATCTCAAATCGGCCTGTGTAAACATCTCCAGATCCTACGACTTTGGGGAAATAAAATCAGTGGTTCAATACCTCTAGAAATAGGGAATCTGCAGAGTCTTACTAGGTTAAATTTATGCAGAAATCATCTTAGTGGGCCTATTCCTCCATCTTTAGGTGACTTGACCAGGCTGACAATCCTCTACctatttgaaaatcaaatttctggttcaattcctgcacaattaggGAATTTGATAAATCTCAATGAGCTGGACCTGGCCCCTAACCTTCTAACTGGTTCCCTCCCTTTCACATTAGGAAACCTGACAAAGCTTACATACCTGAATCTCTCTGCAAATCATATTTCTGGCTCCATTCCTCTGCAGATGGGAAATCTTATGAATCTGAATATGCTAGACTTGTCCATAAACCATCTGGATGGTTCCATTCCTTCAACGTTAGGGAACTTGACAAAACTCACCATCTTGTACCTTGATCAAAATCGAATCTCTGGCTTCATTCCTCCACAGATTGGGAATCTACAAGATCTGGTTGTGATGACATTGTTCCAAAACAATTTGACTGGTccaatccctcctgctttaggtaatttgagaaaccttacaatTTTGTACCTctacagcaatcaaatttcttgttcaattcctgcacaattaggaaatctcaagaatttggtcaAGTTGTCACTGCAGAATAACAATCTGACAGGTCCAATCCCTCCCGCTTTAGGTAATTTGACAAACCTTACAGTTTGGTACCTCGacagcaatcaaatttctggttcaattccagcACACTTaggaaatctcaagaatttggtcaAGTTGTCACTGCAGAATAACAATCTGACAGGTccaatccctcctgctttaggtaatttgacaAACCTTACAGTTTTTTACCTctacagcaatcaaatttctggttcaattcctgcacaattaggaaatctcaagaatttggtcaAGTTGTCACTGCAGAATAACAATCTGACAGGTccaatccctcctgctttaggtaatttgacaAACCTTACAGTTTGGTACCTCCacagcaatcaaatttctggttcaattcctgcacaattaggaaatctcaagaatttggttaaGTTGGACTTGTCGAACAACAGTCTGACAGGTccaatccctcctgctttaggtaatttgagaaaccttacacttttgtacctccacagcaatcaaatttctggttcaattccaccagaagttgggaatttaatgaatctGAACGATCTTGAACTGTCAGACaaccttctaacaggttctattccttccactttagggaacttgacaAAACTGATGGAACTCCAACTCCAAagaaatcaaatttctggttcaattcctctaGAAATTGGGAATTTGGTAAATCTCAATGGGCTTGCACTTGCTAAtaaccttctaacaggttctatcccttcctcTTTAGGAAACTTTACCAAGCTTGAACGCTTCACTGCATTTGACAACCATTTAAATGGTGAGATCCCAAAAAGCTTTAGAAATTGCACCAGGTTAACTAGAGTTCGACTAGAGAGAAACCAGCTCATTGCAAATGTATCAGAAGTCTTTGGTGTGTACCCACATCTCTATTTCATGGATGTCAGCAACAACAGGTTGTTTGGTGAACTCTCACCGAACTGGGGAGAATGCCGAAATTTGACAAGGCTACAGTTATCTGGGAACAGGATCACTGGTAGAATTCCTCCCGAGATTGGGCAGTTGAAGCAGCTACGAGTACTTGGCCTTTCTTCAAACCATCTAGAAGGAGAGGTTCCGAAGGAATTTGAGAGGCTAACTTCTTTGTTCAACTTGAGTTTAAATGATAACCAACTTTCAGGTCAGGTACCAAAAGAGATTGGAAAACTCTCCAATTTGGAGGTTCTTGACTTGTCAATGAATCGTCTAAGTGGTCCAATACCACCTCAATTAGGGGATTGCTCCAAACTCCGatatatgaaattgagcgaaaatGATTTGAATGGAAGCATTCCATTTCAAATTGGTAACCTGGTATACTTACAGGATTTACTAGATCTCAGTCATAACTCGCTCAATGGAGAGATATCACCACAACTTGGGAAATTGCATGTGCTGGAAAAGTTAAACCTCTCCCACAACATGTTGTCGGGCTCCATTCCACCTTCTTTTGAAGCATTGTTCAGCTTGCAATCtattgatttttcatacaatgctTTGGAAGGTCCTCTTCCCAACAGTAGAAGCTTTCAGAAGGCTCCTGTAATAGCATTCATAAAAAACAAAGGTTTATGTGGTGAAATGCAAGGTTTGAGACCCTGCAACGCCCCTTCAATAAGGCATGGTGATGCAAGAAAAGGCCACCAAGTCGTCATTTTCATTGTTCTTCCTCTCTTGGCagctttgtttcttttatttatgGTCGTCGGCGTTTCTTCCATTTATTACCGAAGACGAAGAAATAAAGAGAAGGTTCTTGAAAGGAGCAGCAaaaatccattttcaatatggaattatgatgggattgatgcATTTGAACAGATCGTGGAAGCGACAGAGGGTTTCGACGACAAATACTGCATTGGAATTGGAGGGTATGGAAAAGTTTACAAagcaaatctaccatcaggccaagtagtagctgtgaagaaacttCACCCACTCGAAGGTGGCGATCAATCTGATCAAGGAAATTTTAGAAATGAGATTCGAGTATTAACAGAAATCCGCCATCGCAATATCGTGAAACTTTATGGTTTTTGTTACCATGCTCAATTCTCATTTCTAGTCTATGAGTACATGGAAAGGGGAAGCTTAGCTAGTATTCTAAGTAACGACGGAGGAGCTGCAGAGTTGGACTGGACTCTAAGGGTGAAGGTtattaaaggtgtggcccatgcaTTATCTTACATGCACCATGATTGCACCCAGCCAATTGTCCATCGAGACCTATCAAGCAACAATGTTTTGCTGAATTCAGAACTTGAGGCCTGTGTCTCTGACTTCGgcactgcaagattattggtacCTGATTCGTCCAATTGGACTACGCTTACAGGCACTTGTGGATACATCGCTCCAGGTTAGCTATTAATTCATTTTCCACGCTTTAAAAGGTTAATTAGCAATtggtcttttattttttcttaagctttccttctttttttttcttttttttcttttcttttttttctttttttttttctttttgttggcaATTACATAATAAAGTTTGTGCATAAGTTATCATACTGTTGTCAAATATTGCAATCTAGAGCAACTAGAAGATTCCTTAATCCAACAGCTGCAAGGGGCCTTGTAAAGAAACATATATGGGTTTGTATTTTTACAATCTCCAAAGTCAAAACTAAAATAGTAATGCAAATGAAGATAAACGTGAGAATGTATTTTCTTTGCTACACCTGTGGTCCATCATTTTACATTATGTATGGTAGAGATAATGCGGTTGCATGGTAAGACTAGCCATAGTTCATGTTACCCAAGTAACATATGCATATTTTATCAGCTATTAAATTTGTGATGCTGACCATTTTTCTTAACCGTACATTTGttggccaccaattggatggataGAATCCTCCAATAACTATAATTTTTGGAACCTATTCCATCTACAATATGGGCCATgcttttagatggtctggatatatTTACATGGATATTCCAAGTGCATAGATAGATGTGTTATCACTGTTTAAGAAATGATTGAAAAAACTCGTTGCTTCTGGCCCATACGAGTAAATGTGAAAATGATGCATAAGGAAATGAATGTGGAAATGATGCATACGGAAATATGGCATGCTTCAATGCTCGGCCAAGAGATCCCAGAGGATGGTTGGGTTTTCTCCATTGCACAAGGGTTCGACAGCTCTATGGTCCAAACCGTTGATGTGATGTCCCACATAGTGAATGccccacacacacaaaaaaaaaagaaaaagtagttCCAAGATCGAAAATCCTTGAAACATTGCCCATAGTACCCAATCCTAGCCGATGAAATGTACAACTACAATGATACCTACATACAGATCAATGACTTGGTTTACACGTGCCAACTTCTCATGCGTTTGGGATTCCCGAGGCACACATAAAGGTAATCCCAAACATGCAGATGACCCAACACAATGATTAATCTGGTTCTTTTATTTGGCGGGCCGCTGCCATGTGAAAACAATGGATAGTTTTAGAAAAAATTGCCAACAATACACGATGTATACGAAACAATGGACCATCCAGACTTTTTCGATAgatcatccaaaactttggccAATTCTCTGCACCTCTCAGATGTGTTGAGTATGTCTTATTTGGCATATGCGCAGTTTATAGAGATGTCTTGGGGTTAACAAGCACAAAAACTTAGAAGATATGAAATCTAGATTAAGAAATAGAGGTGGGTTTGATATATGATTAAGAGTTTAGCTATTAATGATTAAGAATGAGAAATGATCATGACTGAACCATCTTCCTTATTGCAGAGCTTGCATATACAATGAGGGTAACTGAAAAATGCGACGTATATAGCTTTGGCGTTGTGGCACTTGAAGCGATGATGGGAAGGCATCCTGCGGAGGTCATCTCCTCTCTGACACCACCAAGAAGACAAGATACACTGCTAAAGGATATGTTGGACCAACGTCTCCCAGACCCGACAACTGTAGTTGCACAAGAAGTCATATTTGTGGTGTCCATGGCACTTTCATGCATTCGGCCGGATCCAAATTCTCGGCCAACCATGCACCACGTGGCTCAAGAGTTGTCTATTGGTGGGTCTTCCTTTTCTCTAGGGCCATTCCACGCACTTACATTACATCAACTCATGGATCTTAAGGTATAGTTGGGTGGATGAAAATCATCAAGGTCGAGGGTGTGTAGTGGCAAGAACATTAATATTGTGTGTTTATTGTATGAAAATCATCGTATATGGAGAAGGTATTTTTCTTGCTATGATATGTATGTAATTTTAGTGTGTGGAATTGGTGTTTATCTAAAATGTAGATTTTCAGGTGAAGCTTCTCTTTCTTTGTGGCTCCCACTTGAATGTTTGTATATCTTTTTTATTGTATCAATAaagttacaggtggtgtgctcctacctttctcttaaaaaataatagatttgtcaaattttctgttatcgtatttctttcatactttctttttaaagatattgtacaaatatatagggagattagcaaccttattcttggctatacatagatattgtacaatcaattaatgacttatacaatcacgaatataatctttctgattttctcttaattgacaagtcattgattgatttgacaacaactcattgattgatttgacaactcacgctaacactccccctcaagtgaaAGCATCCAAATCTTCAATGCGCAACTTCTTTAGTAAGTTGTAGAAATCCTTTCTTGATATGGCCTTTGTAAGAATATCCATCAGCTGGTCTTCGGACTTCATGAATGGAAACTGAATTATTTTAGCTTCGAGACTCTCTTTGATAAAGTGTCT containing:
- the LOC131240576 gene encoding probable leucine-rich repeat receptor-like protein kinase At1g35710, yielding MAIQKSLSLAFLLLLLEFLSSNAFTTAPASTLGEAEALLEWKASISSPQALHSWSLPSANSSANTISPCKWYGISCNGLGSVIEISLPSAGLQGKLHNLSFSSFPNLLRLNLSDNTLTGTIPADIGTLSRLVSLDISMNNLSGVLPLSMANLSHLSELDISSNEIRGELAPSFFTNWTKLISLQFQNNQLTGKIPSQIGLCKHLQILRLWGNKISGSIPLEIGNLQSLTRLNLCRNHLSGPIPPSLGDLTRLTILYLFENQISGSIPAQLGNLINLNELDLAPNLLTGSLPFTLGNLTKLTYLNLSANHISGSIPLQMGNLMNLNMLDLSINHLDGSIPSTLGNLTKLTILYLDQNRISGFIPPQIGNLQDLVVMTLFQNNLTGPIPPALGNLRNLTILYLYSNQISCSIPAQLGNLKNLVKLSLQNNNLTGPIPPALGNLTNLTVWYLDSNQISGSIPAHLGNLKNLVKLSLQNNNLTGPIPPALGNLTNLTVFYLYSNQISGSIPAQLGNLKNLVKLSLQNNNLTGPIPPALGNLTNLTVWYLHSNQISGSIPAQLGNLKNLVKLDLSNNSLTGPIPPALGNLRNLTLLYLHSNQISGSIPPEVGNLMNLNDLELSDNLLTGSIPSTLGNLTKLMELQLQRNQISGSIPLEIGNLVNLNGLALANNLLTGSIPSSLGNFTKLERFTAFDNHLNGEIPKSFRNCTRLTRVRLERNQLIANVSEVFGVYPHLYFMDVSNNRLFGELSPNWGECRNLTRLQLSGNRITGRIPPEIGQLKQLRVLGLSSNHLEGEVPKEFERLTSLFNLSLNDNQLSGQVPKEIGKLSNLEVLDLSMNRLSGPIPPQLGDCSKLRYMKLSENDLNGSIPFQIGNLVYLQDLLDLSHNSLNGEISPQLGKLHVLEKLNLSHNMLSGSIPPSFEALFSLQSIDFSYNALEGPLPNSRSFQKAPVIAFIKNKGLCGEMQGLRPCNAPSIRHGDARKGHQVVIFIVLPLLAALFLLFMVVGVSSIYYRRRRNKEKVLERSSKNPFSIWNYDGIDAFEQIVEATEGFDDKYCIGIGGYGKVYKANLPSGQVVAVKKLHPLEGGDQSDQGNFRNEIRVLTEIRHRNIVKLYGFCYHAQFSFLVYEYMERGSLASILSNDGGAAELDWTLRVKVIKGVAHALSYMHHDCTQPIVHRDLSSNNVLLNSELEACVSDFGTARLLVPDSSNWTTLTGTCGYIAPELAYTMRVTEKCDVYSFGVVALEVMMGRYPGGAHLLFLISK